The Tissierellales bacterium genomic sequence TTGGATACTGATGGTGAATTTCTTTATGAGGCATTTTTAAAAGTAGCTCTATTAAACTTTTTAGTTATAGGTTTACATCCTTCTGTAAGTTTTTTAGACTCTATGAATTATATGCGCTTTGGATACGCTATGGCACCCTCAGTAATTATGTTTTTATTCGCATTTTTTGATAAGAAAGAGCATAAATTACTATGGCTATTAGCGACTATAACGTCTTTTTTACTAACCGTGGCATATGGTAGTAGAGGAGCTTTAGTCGTATTTTTTGTACTAGGTTTATTTGTATTTCTATTTAGCAAAAGAATTCCTTTATCTAGTAAATTGACGATAATGGCTTTAGGTATATTAATTGTGATATTAGTAATTAGGTATGACTTAATAGTAAAGACAATAGATTATGTATACTATGATCTAGGTGTTAAAACCTATGCCTTAATAAAATTCCGTAAAATGTTTACTAGAGGATTCTGGGAAGCAAGCTCGGGAAGAGATAAAATATATAAAAGATTATGGTCCCATATTGTACAAAAGCCTACAGTAGGAAATGGAATTGGTTTTGCTCAAAAAGTCTCAGGTTTTACAAGCCATAATTTATTTTTACAAGTATTATTAGAATCTGGATTAATAGGATTATTATTATGGAGTTGTATATGGGTATATAGCATTAAAAAGTATAAGAATATGGCTATTCAAAAAGAGAATGGTTTTTATAAAATCACTACTCTTCTTATCTCCGTATCTTTAGGAAGGTTACTTTTTAGCTCCGATATATGGTTAAGGCCAGAGTACTGGTTTACATTGTCCATGTTAATAAATTTCGAGCCAAAGCAGCAAAATATACAGGAGAGTTTAAGCTATAATAATTAGTATTTAAGATAGGGGGAATAATTTTGAAACAACTGAGTCCAATAAAATGGAAATATTACACTGTAGTAAGCAGACTTGGAGTCATAAAAAATGAGATAAAATTAAAAGGCCCAATTGATTATTCTAATATATTTAAAACTTGGGGATTAGGTTATTCTAGTGAAAAATATCGCCTTTATAGCTTTAATACTAATGACCATGCAAACTATTTGCCTGATTCTGCTGCAACA encodes the following:
- a CDS encoding O-antigen ligase family protein — translated: LDTDGEFLYEAFLKVALLNFLVIGLHPSVSFLDSMNYMRFGYAMAPSVIMFLFAFFDKKEHKLLWLLATITSFLLTVAYGSRGALVVFFVLGLFVFLFSKRIPLSSKLTIMALGILIVILVIRYDLIVKTIDYVYYDLGVKTYALIKFRKMFTRGFWEASSGRDKIYKRLWSHIVQKPTVGNGIGFAQKVSGFTSHNLFLQVLLESGLIGLLLWSCIWVYSIKKYKNMAIQKENGFYKITTLLISVSLGRLLFSSDIWLRPEYWFTLSMLINFEPKQQNIQESLSYNN